CCTATGGCATCATGAATTTCAACTCTTTCTAAAGGCTCGCAACGAAATATCCTCAAGTGCCTCAGCCTGAGAAACCGACATCCACTAGATAATTTTAAACGAAATGGACAACGGCATTCGCTTATACTAAACCATTCTAAAGATGGGCAACTAGACAAAATGTTATCCACATCCTCTTGATTTAAACTTGTCTTTTTCAATGTGAGGGATGAAAGGGAGTTCAAGCCATTGTAATTTTCTGGAATACTCAGGCTgcaaaaattcaaagacaaatgTTTTATCTTTGGCCGTTTCCCTGCTTGAGCAAATAGCCAATATGGAAATTTATAGAGCTCATGATACAAGTCTGACAAATGATCGTCTAACAGGTTGATGTCAAGCTTTTGAACTTGCATATCAATTGCAAATTGAATCCATCGATCAACGTCGCAACCATGATCACTACCCAACGGATACTCAACCTTGACGGAATCTACGTTTTTGCCGACATAGAGTTCTAGAATATGATTGGCCCATCTAACAAATCTTCCCTTTTGCTTCTGTTTCCACAGAGTAGGCTGCCTTTTGAAATGGTCCAAGTATAAAAAATGTCCAAGCATGTTTTTGGCATCTAGGTCAAGATTAGAAGAGGTCCTCCAAATGTATCTCCATCTTTTTGAAAGGATACTAGTAGTGGCAGCCTCCCTCAATGAGTTTAATGATATTATAGAAGAAAGAATATCCACCGGCAATCTACCAGTCAGATCAGCCTCTGGGGCATTGTCAATCTGTGTGCacacaaaataacataaacaagaTTCCAAAGTAAAGGTACGTCTTTGTTATTaataaagccaaaaaaaaaaaaaaacaaaacaaaacaatttagaGTGTTTAATATAATGTGGATTGCATAGAAATATatcaaaaacttaaacttacaCCAAGCAACGTCTTGGCCTGAGATTGTGGCCACTTAAGTTTGGATTTTTGGTTTGTTGGCAACCGGTCCTCCATTATCTTGTCAATCTGATAATGAAGAGCAATGAAGCTCTCGATTAGCTGACATTATTATTATAGAGAAAGGTCTCACCTTTCATGAAATTGTTCCATAAAATTTAGTAAAATTGCATAATTATAAAAAGCTATGGCGACTTGGAATTCGAATTTCCCATGTTTCAAGTTTTCAATATCTGTCTCTATAAGAAACAAACAGGTGCAGcatataaaataatagatagatACCTCTGGCAcagaaaatccaaaacaaaacttGGGGATGCAATTATTGGGGCCCTCAGGCCGTATTTCCTCCCGTTCCCGCTTCATGATCATCCACTGCTCTCTGGCTAAAAACTTTAGGGTTCAGTCAATGTTACTCCAAAGGGCAAAAAAGATAAGATTCAGTCCGTAACACTGAATGCAGAGCCAAAAGCAGCCAACTTTATCACTAAAATCTAATACTATGAATCAAGGACTCTAATGCAGAAGGATGAATCaccaaaaaatcattaaaaaaagaaaagaaaaagatgatgaaTAACCAAATATGAAAGTTGGGAATTTGGCTTACTGCAAACAACAGACAAGAAGATAGAATACAGGTCATACCTGGAGCCGAAGGCCTTCCTAGAGCTATGGATTTCCTGTTGTGGTATCAAGCCCACAAAACTTTGAATCTTTCTGATTTCTTTGTTGATCTGGGCCTCACACCGTtgcagagaaagaaagaaaagaaaaaaagcttcACCTTCGATGATCTGCCGAGAGACAGCAGaagtatagagagagagacggcAAGTCGGCAAGGATAAATAGACATGTACTACCCCTCGTCttgtgtggttttttttttttttttcgatgaacgGTTTTTAAGATGTGTCCGTTTCTATACCAAACAGGacacaaattaaaatatatttaggggaatatatatatatatatatataaaatcagccATCTTAAAATAGTTTATTGGATTTTCAAGTGTATTAATATaacttattaaattattaaagtgTGTCAAAGAGGCAACTTTAATccaaatattcctataataccgttattttcttaaaaattaaaataaaacattaataaaaaaaactatatttttaaaaaataaataaagaaattttaaaaaactattaatttaaaactaaaattttaaaaattttaattaaaaaaaaaaaaaaaaggaagaaaataggtGCCAGAAGGAATGGCACAatataatgttttaaaaattaaaaaagaagaagaaaatgggtggccggcaaaaaagaagaaaatgctcCCCACCTTTGGTTTACTTGAAACATGGGTGACAAGTAGAAGACAACTCAATTATCATATATCCAGAGACTACCCAAATAAAACATTGTTTGATGTTACCGCATCAATGACATAAACAAGTATGGTGTCTTAATAAATGTTCGGGGTATTAGAGTGGCAGTGGCCCATCATATATCCAGAGACTACCCAAATAAAACATTGTTTGATGTTACCGCATCAATGACATAAACAAGTATGGTGTCTTAATAAATGTTCGGGGTATTAGAGTGGCAGTGGCCCAGTGCTGGCTTGGTGGTGGTCTAACAATGGTCTGgctatttaaaaatcaaaaaatgatttacaaaatttaaaaatggaaatgattttttgaaactaaagaagcttttttggttaaaccgaaaatattttcagtttaactattattttcgatcgcactaaacaccgaaaaatatatataaaatatatatatatatatatatatatatatatatatatatatatatatatatatatatatatatatatatatatatatagaaaatatttgatgccaaaaaaaaagaaaaaaagaaagaaagaggaaccTTATTGCATAATtctcattaaatttttatcatatGTACTGAAATGTCAAACGTTAGGTTTAAGGCAAAAAATTTGTATTACTTTTAAATATAGTCTTAATTTATTATCAACAATAATTGGtgctttactttttatttttttgacatgtccacacaaagaGGGGAAGGGGGATttaaactagtgacctccgcttcatgaggggTGGTCCTCAGCTAATTGAGCTACCCATTGAGGACTATTGATGCTATACTTAATCCTAATAAATGTTCGGGATATTAGACTGGCAGTAGTCCGATGTTGGCTTCGTAGTGGTCTGACTGTTTGAGAAAaactcaaactcgaaaaatgatttacaaaatttaaaaatagaaattattttccaaaaatatttttggtttaactattattttcgatcgcaccaaacaccgaaaaatatatataaaaaaaaaataaatatatttttcagaaaatatttgatgccaaaaaaaaaaaaaaaaaaggaaccttAGTGCATAATtctcattaaatttttatcGTATGCATTTTTACCATGTTTTGGCAAGGTGTTAGCatgatttttggttttaatataaaattgaaaagtagAATTTTAAAGTCTCCTTAATGCTGGCCGACTTTATCGGGGTATTTTCATCAAAAATAtccaatttttcattaattgaaATCCAAGCTTATTTTGGAGTCTTACAACCCTAATTCTTGAGACTATTGCAAACAACCCTAACCCATTTAAACCCCCTTTAGTTGTGTGCCCCTAATAGACTCATTCTCTCAAAAGTTCTATATGATATAAGCCTGCCCGTACAAACTTTGGACTTCCAAATATTGCTTGGCCTATGCTTCCTGGGCCAATTATGATTGTGTTCCCTAAGTCCATTATATTATATCAAGACTAATGCTACATTCCACAAATATGTCACAAAGCCGAAGTAGCAAGTTTGTTTTTTAATAGCCCTTAAAACATCATCACGAGCCTGAAATTTAACAATCTGGGATCTATTGCTACTCCCCTTTGTCAAGAAAGAGTAAGTTAAAAATCTCAAAAGTTCTAAAGGAAGCAAAATGGTGGAAAGGAGCCTCCCTATGAGGCAACAGAGTATCTTGGAGGTGCATATTTTTGGTcacaaattaaaacaataaagatTGCATACAAATAAAACCAACTACCAGAATTTGTGGAGTACATAGGAGATTACATTGCAATTGCAGGATCAGTGTAACGATGTTGtatatttttggtttatttgtgtgatttgggTAATGAAAAATATGGATTATGAATGTAATTCAGTAAAAGAATGGAAATTGATGGTAAGGTATTTCAAAGAACCTGAACCTCCAAGAACACAAAGATTACAATTTCAGATGTATGATTTTCAATCCTCAACCTTAATCTCTAACACATTGTCTGTTTTTCTATTCAAGAAACACTTCCTCTCACACTAAAATAGTGTCTGACAGCGTTCGTGTGTCCAAAACATCAACGTCTTACAAATCGCTTTGCCGTCTTCatgaacccaaaaaagaaaacataaaagaaagatGACACCATTCAATCTCCAAAGGAGGGTTGTTTGTTTTATAACACCCCTTCTATTTTTAGTTCAAGAAAATACAAGTATAGGACTATGCAAGTAAAATGATAGGAGAAACTGTACATGGCAATCTCAAAAGTCGATCAAAGGATGCATTGCCGTGAATGAGACCTAGCCTGCAACAACAAAcagggaacaaaaaaaaaaaaaggttcatgtTAGACTTAGAAAGGACCATGATCCCTTATCCAAAATGAGACTACCGCTCTAGTAAATCATCATCAAACGCCCCCTAGGTGCTTAACAATCAAAGCAAGTAAGCCCCCATTAACATTAACATGCAACATATTACATCCACTAGCAATCAGATCTTCCCAACCcataaataaacataatagaAAATGGCCTGGGGTTGCCAGCTCATCCGACTCCCTATCAACAGCCACACACATTGTTTGATTCAGCCAACTTCTATCAACTTAGTAAAATTCATCTTGCTAATTTTAAATGTAGCCCATATTTACTTCAACTTAACTGGTTATGCATGCCAGGTGAGCTTTATaagaacaaaagacaaaagtatgATATACATAAGATGACAGAAAACATTTTCAAGCAAAGAGGGAGAGATCACTACAGCTGAATTGATATATTTAAAATACTGCTAGAAGGTCTTACATAATATCCAAATTACCAGCTACTTGCAAACTGGAAAGACAACCTCTCATTCTACCATCCAAAGTGATTTGGATCAACAACACTCATAACTTTAGTAAAATAAACCACCCACAAGAATCTTAAAAATCAGAAACTCACCAACCAAATTTTAGATTCAAGGCTAGTACTTAATTCTTTTTGCATATTCTCAGCAGTAGATCAAAACCGTCATACCAAACAttgaattgaagaagaagaaagaaaattaatcaAGGTATTTTAACAAGAGAAACAAACACACCCAACAACCACAGTACATCTGATCAAAGTAAATTACTAATTATCTTGTTCTTGTCATGATCAACATCACAcattcttttaaaacaaaaatacaacagGATAAAACAATTCAGATaaccatttaaaaaatgacaattattGACAAACCAGTATCCaatataaaatctaaaacaCCGAAATATCATCAAGCACATTAGTCAACAAAAGTAGGGCACATACTAGTTAGAACCTGTCGACTCATCCTCCTCCACCAAGATCTTAATCTCTGCATCCGAGTTCTCCTCCAGATTTGCCTCACCAATCTCTTCATACTGCACACTCGCAATTTGGCAATAGAAAACAATAGATTCTTTTTCTTCCACATTAAGTGAACTTGCAAAAAAAACCTTCCAAGGCTTCTGCGAATCCTTCAAATTTGACTCCAACACCTTAACTTCATCAAGGGATGTGACTCTAAAAGTTTCACAATCTGTCGAACTCAATGCCCCCGAAACTGGTTCCATAGGAAGAGCATAACTTCCAGCACCAATGTCGTCGCTGGCAGTGGCCAATCCACTTTCAGCACTAACGTCGTCGCTGGAAGTGTCCGAACTGGCCGTGGCAGTGTCTGAACTGGCTGTGGCAGTGTCCGAACTGGCCGTGGCAGCTTCCAGTGGAAGTTCGCCGACAGGTTCCACTGCAGGAACATCATTGCCGGCACCCTCAATCGGGCCTACTTCCTCAGCCGACAGAGACAGATCGTCGCCGGAAGCGACCGGTTCTGCCGGAACAGGTTCCGCTGCGGGCAAATCATTGCCCGCACCCTCAATACCAGCGACCCCTGCTTCCAGTGGAGGGTCGCCGCCATCCGCAGCCCTCCTCTTCCTCATCAACTTCCGCTTCCTCCTCAACGAATGGAGAATCCAAAGAATTTTTCTCATTCCTCTACCGAGATTGAACCCGAAATGACGCCGTCCACAACTGCGGAACATTTCTTTCGTCCTCCAAGagctcctcttttcttttttaccctAAATATGAATATCATCCAATTTATACCTAATTGatgtcaaaataaaataataatagaaaattatatCAGATTGCTACGGCATCATAAACGACGTCGATTGAATGCTGATTCAGGAAGAACTTATTTTTGGCGGTGAGTtaatttgaaaattgtttttttttttcaaacaaataatatatatatttttctcttaaatgaaataatagatcattatattatattataataatataacgaTTTCGGCAAATTGATTCTCCCTATTCATTTTTAGGTCCTTGATTTGATCCAAATGATAACGTACGTTAAAGGGTGTGTTTGAAATcgcaataaaaataaattatttttatattgaaatttgttatttttatttttatataaaaaatactgttattttccaaaatgaaaaataaattatttgtatatttattttgcaGTACAAATATATCCAAACATGGTAACTCAATTTGGTAATTTGATTCTCATAATTCTTTTTTAGTCCATAATTTAATCTAAATTATAGCCTGCATGCACAACAATAATTTGGTGTTATACTTCTAGGGGCGTAACAAACTCAATAAACAAAGTTCAACACCTTttttacattatatatatacacgatagaaaaaaaaaaaaaaaaaaaaaaaaaaaaaggtgttgaaATTTGTTAATTGTGTTTGtttctcataaattattttctttaggCTATAGTGTGTTATAATTATTAAAGAAGCGCTAGGTTTTTTCCCCAATTGAGACCTTTATGTACTTTCTATTTCAATACTAaagtttttcttaaaagaaaaaaaaaaaaatcagaatataGTCATTTGGTGTTTTAATTCGAGTGGTGTAACAAACCCAAGAAAAGAACCGGATGAAACAATCgatcattatattatattataataatataatgattTCAGCAAATTAATTCTCCCTATTCATTTTTATGACAAAGAATTTGCAACACTTATGAACTTTTAAGATCTAAGTTCTAACAAGTTTCATATTTCATGTTCAAGTTTCTAATAGGTTAGACCTTTGTTGGAAAGtatgttaaaatattacttaaataattaaattcactattttctatcagtttaagcttttgagtcaactggtgatttaacatgatatcagagtagAAATTTTGAGTTTTAACTTGAACTCTacaatttatctttcatttcaacTAAATACTTCACATGTTGGGCCTCACTCATTGGTGACTTAACATAATGTGCTCAAACAATCTTGAGCATGAGTTTTAGAGAAATTGAGACAACAAgaagattaaaaagaaaagaaaaaaaaaacacattgaaTTAACATGAATGCACAAAAGGCTAAAACTTTATCAAACAACATACAAACCACTAAAGGGTTGGTTCATATaggaaatacaaatacaaaaagatAATACGACAGTGCAATGATCTTTGTCTGTATGTAACAACACAGACAACTTTATGTTGCAAACCAAACATGACTTCCAGCAAACATGTTTAACATCGGATCATGTCCATCGACCCCTTCAACTATTCAAACCCCAGTGCCAGTACAGATTGGAGTTCTAGAAGCATAGTAAATGGTGCAACCCTTTGGAGGATAGCAGCAATTGCACGGCGGAGTGAGTTGCTTACTGCCCGAAAATGGGTAGATCATATACCCTACATAGTCCATGCATACATTAGGGCATACTATTGCCTTCACAGTTATTGGATTCACGCTCAGTAGAATTGCACCTGCtcatcaaaatcatcaacacaacacaacatTTGAGAAAGTAAGTTTGTAAGTTCATGTGATGCTTATGATCACGTTAgccattaaataattaaatttgattatggCTAACGTGACAGTGTCGCGCAGATTACTACATTAGTTTGTAAAGAGTCGTAGTAAAAACTGGAGGACGTCAAACattttcttagaattttttgcATGCAAAAGTTTGCATTTCGTGGGATGAGACACATCTTGTCATCCATATATGGACACTAgattatcaaacaaaaaaatcaatagagATAATAGAACAAGctaaaccaaaaagagaagataaaTCGAGATCACAAAAATTGAATAGGAGTAAGAGCTTACTACACAAAATGAGAAGATGTATTGCACCAACTTTGTTGCCAGCAACCATATTTCCTCTATCTATTTTGAGGGGTTAACATTGCATAATATTTATAGTACTCCAcggaagaaaaattaaaaataaaaactaaaaaagttggTATATCACACTCTTAACAGTTGCAAGATCAGGTATATATATGGAATATTCATCATATACATGGTTTGCATGCACCAAAATCAACTTTGCAAGAAGCATTTGAACACTAAGTAATTATGGCTTCCTTCAACATTTTAGAAGCCAACAATGGCAGAAATCAAGTTCCTCATTTGCTCATATATATGATAATAATTTTCAACTTAATAGTAGATTCTCTTTTTCATTGAGATTGAAATATTGGAGTATTCTATTTGACATTGTACTTGTTAGTTAATTAGTCTATTTATGTGattaacaataatatataatttccaAACACTTGATCACTTTTCTGGTTCTTTTGCTTTTCTAAGAATAGTCTTGTTAATATGCTTTATTTGTCTTATTATCTTTTTCCTCAttcgtttttattttgtatttatttttctattctagattgattgaatgattttatatatataacgcCTTAACACATACTCTATCAAAAAAGGTTTCTTTTTCTAATGTCGTTAGCCGCGACGAGATGTCAACTTCGTGTTGACTTAATATTatttgaagtatatatatacttacatttgtttatttcttgCATGTACACATCTCttatttgtatcattaatatTGGATTACCATCATTGATCATTCCTAATATGCTTAGTAAAAAGTTTCTCACTTCAAACTGAATTTGTGAAAGAGTGaagttgaaataaataaaattcagtGACCAAATTTAGGCCTCCAAACATGCGTGtgtatgtctatatatatatatagtgtattcATCATCGGAATAAATATGgtcaaaaaatcatcaattttaGTCAAAGGGAAAATATTTAGGGTATtacaattttattataaatcatttaaaaactGATGTAACAGCCCAAGTGGCACTGCCACATCAactacaatcaaatttaattatttagtggctAACGTGGCAGCTCGTACACAGAAACGTCCTCCCTCGAAAGCCTCGGTGGGGTAGGCCACTGCTGCTCTTCTTCCCGTTCGACTTGCACTGTCTTTTGGCTGCTCCTCCTTCTTAGTCGAAGGTGACTCATTGCTCTCTATTTTGATCATTAACACCTTTTCTTGGACTGCCCGAGTTCTAGGGCTGAGCAAAACCCGCagaaacccgccccgccccgcagaaaccgccccaaccctccccgcagagcccaaaacccgcacccatggggCGGGTTTTGGGGCTATTTTTGGCCCCCCcgcgcggtgcggggcgggttgcgggggggaccCTTGAATTTTCTCAGGTCCCCGTCCCGCCCCGCACCCGCCCCGCCtggcttgaaaaaaaaaaaaaaaaaaaaaaagaaagaaagaaagaaaaggggaaaagaaagacGAAGTGTAACTCTTCACCTTCGgtctttcttttccccttttctttctttcttctcactTCTCAGTTCTCTTCACTTCAGTGTCTTCAACTCTTCACCTTTGGTCTTTAGTGAACGGCGCCCAGCTACAGAGCTGCCCACGCCACGACGCCCACGCGGCCACGCCCAGCTGCCCACGCCGCACCCCATGACGCCCACATCCAGCTGCCCACGCTCACCGGCCACCAACCACAAAGTCGCGAACTGCTGGATCTCTCAGTCTCGACCTTGACCCAACCCCGACCTCCGGCGATAGAGAGAGATCTGgctggatctctctttctctcaccccgACCCATACCCAACCACATgcgacagagagagatccggccggtgtgcgtgggtttccggccggatctctctttctctcaccccgACCACCTgcgacagagagagatccggccagTGTGTgtgggtttccggccggatttctctttctctcaccccgACTCAATCCCGACCACCTGCGACATATCCGGCcgaaatctctctttctctcacctcgacagagag
This DNA window, taken from Alnus glutinosa chromosome 5, dhAlnGlut1.1, whole genome shotgun sequence, encodes the following:
- the LOC133868768 gene encoding putative F-box protein At3g58860 isoform X2, translated to MIMKREREEIRPEGPNNCIPKFCFGFSVPEIDKIMEDRLPTNQKSKLKWPQSQAKTLLGIDNAPEADLTGRLPVDILSSIISLNSLREAATTSILSKRWRYIWRTSSNLDLDAKNMLGHFLYLDHFKRQPTLWKQKQKGRFVRWANHILELYVGKNVDSVKVEYPLGSDHGCDVDRWIQFAIDMQVQKLDINLLDDHLSDLYHELYKFPYWLFAQAGKRPKIKHLSLNFCSLSIPENYNGLNSLSSLTLKKTSLNQEDVDNILSSCPSLEWFSISECRCPFRLKLSSGCRFLRLRHLRIFRCEPLERVEIHDAIGIASIEYDAKMFGQVLLKNSAEPVRLCVTLQSNRRTLQSDRRTLQPDPRTQITYVLSTLAKDFPLVETLLVSTPFVQVDLIPKPLTTFTRLKQLKLLGVRFRKILLDLTSAFLEAAPSLVELEMD
- the LOC133868768 gene encoding F-box/LRR-repeat protein 13-like isoform X1, encoding MIMKREREEIRPEGPNNCIPKFCFGFSVPEIDKIMEDRLPTNQKSKLKWPQSQAKTLLGIDNAPEADLTGRLPVDILSSIISLNSLREAATTSILSKRWRYIWRTSSNLDLDAKNMLGHFLYLDHFKRQPTLWKQKQKGRFVRWANHILELYVGKNVDSVKVEYPLGSDHGCDVDRWIQFAIDMQVQKLDINLLDDHLSDLYHELYKFPYWLFAQAGKRPKIKHLSLNFCSLSIPENYNGLNSLSSLTLKKTSLNQEDVDNILSSCPSLEWFSISECRCPFRLKLSSGCRFLRLRHLRIFRCEPLERVEIHDAIGIASIEYDAKMFGQVLLKNSAEPVRLCVTLQSNRRTLQSDRRTLQPDPRTQITYVLSTLAKDFPLVETLLVSTPFVQVDLIPKPLTTFTRLKQLKLLGVRFRKILLDLTSAFLEAAPSLVELEMDLHLPCSEEERIKRLKIIEGADYREHKKIPLKEYCQHQRLKKVELRGFYASPIEFDLAVLLLKNAIVLEKMRIVLEITPYLGDGECCVMEISKTKIELERILKILGPEVPSTVNLVLE
- the LOC133869540 gene encoding uncharacterized protein LOC133869540, coding for MFRSCGRRHFGFNLGRGMRKILWILHSLRRKRKLMRKRRAADGGDPPLEAGVAGIEGAGNDLPAAEPVPAEPVASGDDLSLSAEEVGPIEGAGNDVPAVEPVGELPLEAATASSDTATASSDTATASSDTSSDDVSAESGLATASDDIGAGSYALPMEPVSGALSSTDCETFRVTSLDEVKVLESNLKDSQKPWKVFFASSLNVEEKESIVFYCQIASVQYEEIGEANLEENSDAEIKILVEEDESTGSN